A window of the Brassica oleracea var. oleracea cultivar TO1000 chromosome C1, BOL, whole genome shotgun sequence genome harbors these coding sequences:
- the LOC106316949 gene encoding putative E3 ubiquitin-protein ligase XBAT35 isoform X1: MGQQQSKGKLLFEQVSYGNSEGIQSLHCEGADLEWMDREGKTPLIMASMNSELYAVAETLIELGANVNAYCPARHAGTPLHHAAKRGFETTVKLLLSHGANPLVLNDDCQTPLEVARVKGFSNVVRAIESHICLFSGWMREFYGPAILDLFAPQLLSRKVWVVIVPTGSRNPAKPFKLELVIYASLQDAQPRAVMPLWKANLEEPKAKQSDTSVIIVENSTIPRRRRQRRKRRHQVVRQIRLRLAPSIEGDEQQLKWFCDACKGIPQTTYPSNFLQTAPSAPPLHHAMSETPNANHHSIDEASSSTTPPPPPPSSGKASTSGLNSHESVIVHEPSPSAPPLTDDDDVQTLADGPVHYPTIDSTPVDVSSSSPLPPSAEGEKKEDGSAGQCSVCLDALSDAVCVPCGHVAGCTSCLTEIKSKNLGCPVCRAKIDQIVKVYRV; the protein is encoded by the exons ATGGGGCAACAGCAATCGAAAGGGAAATTGCTGTTTGAGCAAGTGAGCTACGGTAACTCTGAAGGGATTCAATCTCTTCATTGTGAAGGAGCAGACCTCGAG TGGATGGATAGAGAAGGGAAAACGCCTTTGATCATGGCTTCCATGAACTCTGAGCTTTATGCCGTCGCCGAGACTTTGATCGAGTTAGGCGCTAATGTCAATGCTTATTGTCCAG CTCGCCATGCAGGGACTCCTCTGCACCATGCTGCTAAAAGAGGTTTTGAGACTACCGTTAAGTTACTTCTTTCCCATGGTG CAAATCCACTTGTTCTCAATGATGATTGCCAGACACCACTTGAGGTCGCTAGAGTCAAAGGGTTCAGCAATGTTGTACGTGCCATTGAG AGTCACATCTGCTTATTCTCTGGTTGGATGCGTGAGTTTTACGGCCCTGCCATTCTTGATTTATTTGCTCCTCAGCTTCTTTCAAGAAAAGT ATGGGTAGTCATTGTACCAACTGGTTCAAGAAATCCTGCAAAGCCTTTCAAGTTGGAGCTGGTTATATATGCTAGTTTGCAG GATGCACAGCCACGCGCAGTGATGCCGTTGTGGAAAGCAAACTTGGAGGAACCAAAAGCAAAGCAGTCTGATACTTCAGTGATTATTGTCGAGAACTCCACAA TTCCAAGACGCAGGAGGCAGAGAAGAAAACGTAGGCATCAAGTAGTTAGGC AAATACGTCTTAGACTCGCTCCATCCATTGAAGGTGACGAACAGCAGCTTAAATGGTTTTGTGATGCATGTAAAGGAATTCCTCAG ACAACATATCCTTCAAACTTTCTCCAAACAGCACCGTCTGCGCCGCCACTTCATCATGCTATGAGTGAGACACCAAATGCCAATCACCATTCCATTGATGAAGCAAGTTCCTCAACAACACCACCTCCTCCTCCTCCTTCCTCAGGGAAAGCAAGCACCTCGGGTCTCAATAGCCATGAAAGTGTTATTGTACATGAACCTTCACCATCAGCTCCTCCATTGACAGATGATGATGATGTACAAACCTTAGCGGATGGTCCAGTTCATTACCCAACAATCGATTCAACACCTGTAGATGTCTCATCTTCGTCTCCTCTACCACCTTCAGCAGAGGGTGAAAAGAAAGAAGACGGGAGCGCTGGACAGTGTTCTGTATGTCTCGACGCTCTATCGGATGCGGTTTGTGTCCCGTGCGGACATGTAGCGGGATGCACGTCGTGCTTGACTGAGATCAAATCCAAGAACTTGGGATGTCCGGTCTGTCGGGCCAAGATCGATCAGATCGTTAAAGTGTACCGTGTCTGA
- the LOC106316949 gene encoding putative E3 ubiquitin-protein ligase XBAT35 isoform X2 translates to MGQQQSKGKLLFEQVSYGNSEGIQSLHCEGADLEWMDREGKTPLIMASMNSELYAVAETLIELGANVNAYCPGTPLHHAAKRGFETTVKLLLSHGANPLVLNDDCQTPLEVARVKGFSNVVRAIESHICLFSGWMREFYGPAILDLFAPQLLSRKVWVVIVPTGSRNPAKPFKLELVIYASLQDAQPRAVMPLWKANLEEPKAKQSDTSVIIVENSTIPRRRRQRRKRRHQVVRQIRLRLAPSIEGDEQQLKWFCDACKGIPQTTYPSNFLQTAPSAPPLHHAMSETPNANHHSIDEASSSTTPPPPPPSSGKASTSGLNSHESVIVHEPSPSAPPLTDDDDVQTLADGPVHYPTIDSTPVDVSSSSPLPPSAEGEKKEDGSAGQCSVCLDALSDAVCVPCGHVAGCTSCLTEIKSKNLGCPVCRAKIDQIVKVYRV, encoded by the exons ATGGGGCAACAGCAATCGAAAGGGAAATTGCTGTTTGAGCAAGTGAGCTACGGTAACTCTGAAGGGATTCAATCTCTTCATTGTGAAGGAGCAGACCTCGAG TGGATGGATAGAGAAGGGAAAACGCCTTTGATCATGGCTTCCATGAACTCTGAGCTTTATGCCGTCGCCGAGACTTTGATCGAGTTAGGCGCTAATGTCAATGCTTATTGTCCAG GGACTCCTCTGCACCATGCTGCTAAAAGAGGTTTTGAGACTACCGTTAAGTTACTTCTTTCCCATGGTG CAAATCCACTTGTTCTCAATGATGATTGCCAGACACCACTTGAGGTCGCTAGAGTCAAAGGGTTCAGCAATGTTGTACGTGCCATTGAG AGTCACATCTGCTTATTCTCTGGTTGGATGCGTGAGTTTTACGGCCCTGCCATTCTTGATTTATTTGCTCCTCAGCTTCTTTCAAGAAAAGT ATGGGTAGTCATTGTACCAACTGGTTCAAGAAATCCTGCAAAGCCTTTCAAGTTGGAGCTGGTTATATATGCTAGTTTGCAG GATGCACAGCCACGCGCAGTGATGCCGTTGTGGAAAGCAAACTTGGAGGAACCAAAAGCAAAGCAGTCTGATACTTCAGTGATTATTGTCGAGAACTCCACAA TTCCAAGACGCAGGAGGCAGAGAAGAAAACGTAGGCATCAAGTAGTTAGGC AAATACGTCTTAGACTCGCTCCATCCATTGAAGGTGACGAACAGCAGCTTAAATGGTTTTGTGATGCATGTAAAGGAATTCCTCAG ACAACATATCCTTCAAACTTTCTCCAAACAGCACCGTCTGCGCCGCCACTTCATCATGCTATGAGTGAGACACCAAATGCCAATCACCATTCCATTGATGAAGCAAGTTCCTCAACAACACCACCTCCTCCTCCTCCTTCCTCAGGGAAAGCAAGCACCTCGGGTCTCAATAGCCATGAAAGTGTTATTGTACATGAACCTTCACCATCAGCTCCTCCATTGACAGATGATGATGATGTACAAACCTTAGCGGATGGTCCAGTTCATTACCCAACAATCGATTCAACACCTGTAGATGTCTCATCTTCGTCTCCTCTACCACCTTCAGCAGAGGGTGAAAAGAAAGAAGACGGGAGCGCTGGACAGTGTTCTGTATGTCTCGACGCTCTATCGGATGCGGTTTGTGTCCCGTGCGGACATGTAGCGGGATGCACGTCGTGCTTGACTGAGATCAAATCCAAGAACTTGGGATGTCCGGTCTGTCGGGCCAAGATCGATCAGATCGTTAAAGTGTACCGTGTCTGA
- the LOC106337341 gene encoding uncharacterized protein LOC106337341: protein MAPRGRRTARGRGTATRVVREASPTNSVESVNGTNTETDGGSSTKRSQQSDQPAGYAEMMAELQRYRERFGDQMREESADGTPHQADARGYVPGVGVCHRHPPPPPPFVSARVRGPTYWEVMKYMRDMQMDHFSGKASATSADNWRRKLEKNLDAARCPAEFRRELAVHYLKDEAMIWWESVVELARGRYELTWEDFKDEFTREYVPPEATDKMENEFENLRQGNKTVKEYKEEFNRLRRFARRRMDEQDLIRKFMNGLRVDLKNRCSLRKYDRFAELVETAALQKIGLEEESKLTRSTQSKATKRTWEVATTSRKKEGHTSNACRMPAQGAPQQGAPQQGAGRNEQLPSPPKRQDVAGRAFVVGDHEEGEPIVGSVLVGGINAHALFDTGATHSFVSPTLTKCWTFEGMFVSNAKGIETAGTELMRSTGMYEDVPIVIEGIELKGNLVEMELNHYEVILGMDWLTYHKAVMDCPKTRVYIPRTEGTIFFQGIKRST, encoded by the exons ATGGCACCAAGAGGAAGAAGAACCGCTAGGGGAAGAGGCACTGCAACACGTGTGGTTCGGGAAGCTAGCCCGACCAATTCTGTGGAAAGTGTGAATGGAACTAACACTGAGACTGATGGTGGAAGCTCAACAAAGCGGAGTCAGCAGAGTGACCAACCAGCAGGATATGCCGAAATGATGGCAGAGTTGCAAAGATACCGTGAGCGTTTTGGAGATCAAATGCGTGAAGAATCCGCTGATGGAACACCACACCAGGCTGATGCACGCGGGTATGTACCGGGTGTTGGAGTGTGTCACCGTCATCCGCCTCCGCCCCCACCGTTTGTGTCAGCTCGTGTTCGTGGACCCACCTACTGGGAAGTGATGAAGTACATGAGGGACATGCAAATGGATCATTTCAGTGGGAAGGCCAGTGCCACCTCTGCAGATAACTGGAGGAGGAAGCTGGAGAAGAACTTGGATGCAGCCAGGTGTCCAGCCGAGTTCCGAAGGGAATTGGCTGTTCATTACCTGAAAGACGAAGCCATGATATGGTGGGAAAGTGTCGTGGAATTAGCGCGAGGACGCTATGAGTTGACCTGGGAGGACTTTAAGGATGAGTTCACCCGAGAGTATGTTCCCCCTGAGGCTACAGACAAGATGGAGAACGAATTTGAGAATCTGCGCCAAGGGAACAAGACAGTGAAAGAGTATAAGGAAGAGTTCAATCGTTTGAGAAGGTTCGCCCGCAGACGCATGGATGAGCAAGACCTGATTCGCAAATTCATGAATGGACTAAGGGTTGATTTGAAGAACAGGTGTTCCCTTAGGAAGTATGACCGTTTTGCGGAACTTGTTGAGACAGCAGCCTTACAGAAGATTGGCTTGGAAGAAGAAAGCAAGCTTACAAGGAGCACTCAGTCAAAGGCGACCAAGCGAACTTGGGAAGTCGCCACCACAAGCCGCAAAAA AGAAGGACACACTTCGAATGCATGTCGTATGCCAGCGCAGGGAGCACCGCAGCAGGGAGCACCGCAGCAGGGAGCTGGGCGCAATGAGCAGTTACCGTCACCACCAAAAAGACAAGATGTGGCTGGACGAGCCTTCGTAGTCGGGGACCACGAAGAAGGAGAACCGATCGTTG GATCGGTTTTAGTTGGGGGAATAAATGCCCATGCCTTATTTGATACTGGCGCAACACATAGTTTTGTGTCTCCCACTTTGACAAAGTGTTGGACCTTTGAGGGCATGTTCGTTTCGAATGCCAAAGGAATAGAAACCGCAGGGACCGAGTTAATGAGGTCTACTGGAATGTATGAGGATGTCCCCATCGTCATAGAAGGCATTGAGCTTAAAGGAAATTTGGTGGAGATGGAGTTAAACCACTACGAGGTGATCTTAGGCATGGATTGGTTGACATATCACAAGGCCGTGATGGATTGCCCAAAGACGCGCGTCTACATCCCTAGGACTGAAGGGACAATATTTTTCCAAGGGATAAAGAGAAGTACATGA